A region from the Brassica napus cultivar Da-Ae chromosome C8, Da-Ae, whole genome shotgun sequence genome encodes:
- the LOC111197928 gene encoding uncharacterized protein LOC111197928, which produces MGEKEKKSKKKKNKDSKSSPDISFKPSSDVKGLKFGGQIIVKSFTIRRARTLELLKLLSLPSPSSPPLLSTAAYIPTNFTILAHQAWHTLTLGLGTRNSKVVVFVFESEAMKTAVAAADGGLWPSEIPLGEVNKKMIRKLKNWEMARFKFRKGCLTFYVYAVRNAGSEGFAAAEDLKVILQAVVALKDFMDHTAMLVMPHQKAINYSSCPPFAMAH; this is translated from the coding sequence ATGggagaaaaagagaagaaaagcaagaagaagaaaaataaagataGCAAATCCTCGCCGGACATCTCCTTCAAACCCTCCTCCGACGTTAAAGGTCTGAAGTTCGGCGGCCAGATAATAGTCAAATCATTCACAATACGGCGAGCAAGAACACTCGAGCTCCTAAAACTCCTCTCCCTCCCTTCTCCCTCATCACCTCCGCTTCTTTCCACGGCGGCGTATATTCCGACAAACTTCACGATCTTAGCTCACCAAGCATGGCACACACTGACCCTCGGACTAGGAACAAGAAATTCCAAAGTAGTGGTCTTCGTGTTCGAATCCGAGGCGATGAAGACGGCGGTCGCGGCGGCGGATGGAGGATTATGGCCGTCGGAGATTCCGCTCGGTGAAGTGAACAAGAAGATGATTAGAAAGTTAAAGAACTGGGAGATGGCGAGGTTCAAGTTCAGGAAAGGATGCTTAACGTTTTACGTCTACGCCGTGAGAAACGCCGGAAGTGAAGGTTTTGCGGCGGCGGAGGACTTAAAGGTAATTTTACAGGCGGTGGTGGCTTTGAAAGACTTCATGGATCACACGGCGATGCTAGTAATGCCCCACCAGAAAGCTATTAATTACAGTTCTTGCCCTCCTTTTGCCATGGCTCACTAG